TTCACCATATCTTTCTTTTCGTCTGAAGTTAGCCGTATAATCCAAACATAAAGACCATTTTCAAGTTGTAAAAAGTAGGATTTATTTTCAGTAGCTGCAAGAAGCAATTCTTTTACTGAAGAAATTAGTTCATTTTCATCTGTCTTGGCGTAAGGAAGCTGAAAATAAACATTTACAAAAGTTTTTTCAACACTCGAGTGAAGTGCCTCCCATTTATCTCTCCAAATAGCAACATCTTGTTCAATTGCTTCTCTCCACATCAACTGCTCAGTATCATTACTGAAGTCAGTATTTAAAACCTCATGCTTTTCTATTAGTAGTTCAATAAGCTTTGTATGGTAATCATCCAAAGAAAGTTTATCATTTAATTCTAGCCAGCCAATTATTTCATTTTCTTTTTTTATTGGGAAAGCATTTATATTTCTTGAACTCTTATCTTTCTCTTCAGAAAGAGTAATGTTTTCTCTACCAAATAACTTTCCCAGCTGATCATATAACGAATTTTCTATAGGAATACTCAATAGTTTCAACTCCAACGTTCTATTCTATAAAATAAGCCAGCAAGTTCGACTATTCCCGGACCTACTGGCTATTTTTAAAATTCATTTTATCTTTTATTGTAATTCTTTTGCCAAGTCATCAAGATTTTCTTTACTTCCACTTGCTAATAATTTATCACCAAGCTTCAGTCTCGTATCTCCATGTGGAACAATTGGTTCTTCATCTCGGAAAATTTGAATGACTAACGCATCTCCTAAGAATGGAATTTGTCTTAATTGCAAATCATCGTATTTCGAATTCCCAACAGAAATTTCACGAAGCAAATCATTCTGATAAGTGAATAGCTTTAAGATACTTGGTCGCAAAGTTAAAGCCTTAAGTAAAGTTCTAGCAGCAAACAACGTTGAAAACACATTCATACCTTCATTAATTTGCTCTTTATGTTTTTGTGCATCTTCTACTCGAATAATGACATTTTCAAGGCCAATCTCTTTGGCATAATGGGCAATTGTAATGTTGTCGTCATCATTTCCAGTAGCAACAATTAACATATCTGCGTCAAATGCATTATGCATATTAAGCGCTTCACAAGTAAGTTTAGGAACTTCAATTAATGGGAACTGTGTTTTTTTCGAAACCATTTCTGGTTCAACTTTACTTTGTTCTGACCCAAACATACGAACTTCATAACCATCATGTTTTTGTAAATCTAAGGAAACCGGTAAGGTAATTCGATTCGCTCCAATAATGGTTACCTTTTTCTTATCTCTTTTGTTCGCCACAGTTAGTTTATTAAATAATATTGGCGAAATAATACAAGTGATAATTGCTACTAATATTGCCGAGTTCCCCATCTGTTCACTTACTACATCCATTTCTTTCCCAATTTCAACAGCTGCAATAACTAGACTTAACGTTGATGTTAATAAAATCCCAGATGATAAAGTTTTTTTCCAAGGAAACCACTTTTTTAATAAAAGTGAAGGTAATATTTTAGAAATATATAAGACGATTAGTAAAATCGGGATAATGATTAAACTTTTTTTATCGCTTAATAATGCTTTTAAATCCATATTTACCCCTACCATAACGAAGAAAATAGGAATAAAGAAACCGTAACCAAACGAGTCTAGTTGTTTTATGAAAGTCTTCTTCGGATTAATTAATGATACAATCATCCCTGCTAAAAATGCCCCTAAGATACTTTCGGCACCTAATGTTTCTGATAAGGATACAAAAATTAGGATTAAGGCAAAAACTCCTCTTGTTCCCAATTGAATCGTTCCACTCATTAAGTGATCAAAAAACTTCAATTTGAAGTACTTCTTTACTGAACGATACGTAACAAACATGACGACGAATAAAAGTAGAATTGATAAAGATTTAAATCCACTTGCATGTTTAACCATCACATATACTGCTAGTAAAATCATCGTTAAGAAATCAGAGACAGTAGCAATCAGCAAAAGTGTTTGCCCATATAAACTATCCATAATCCCTTTTTCTTTTAATACCGGGACTACTACTCCTAAAGAAATAGTTGAAATAATTAAAGTCATGAAAAATGCGTCTTCGATTAATCCCATGTTTTCTAAGACAACACTTAACCCGTAAGAAAGACCAAACATTAATGAAAAAATGATTGTTGCAATTAATAATGGATTAAATTTCTGTTTTTTATTTTTAGACTCTAACATGGAGAAGTCTATTTCAAGTCCACTTAAAAACATTAAAAAGATGAACCCTAAAGTTGAGATTAAACTTAGCCAAACGTCTTCTGAAATAATATTTAATCCACTTTTACCAATAATTAATCCGGCTATAATTTCAGCTACAACAACTGGAATCATATTAAGATTAAATTTATGTAATAATATAGGAACAAAGAAAGCTATCCCTACAACGAACATTAGTGAAAATAAAGAAACATGTTCCATCATCATCATCTCCCAAGTAGTTTCTTCTATATGAATTGTTATTTCTAGTTGCTTTAAGAGGTTCCATTCCCTTGGTTAAACAATAGTAACAATTTGGAATTCCATCATCCATTTTGTTATTACTAGTATAAGTTACAATATGTACATACATACAATACCATTAAATGATTAATTTGTAAGCTACTGTGCTTAGTTGTTTGAAATTGTATTATACAATAATATAAAAAAAAGTTACTATAGTAAAAAATATTTTATTTTTTTTTATTATGGTACTATAAATTAAGTAACGATGTACATTTACATAATGGGAGTGAGAAACACATGGAGATTTTATCTACAGAATTTTTTTCAGCACTTTTAGCAATTGTTATTATTGACTTAGTTTTAGCTGGTGATAATGCGATAGTAATTGGTTTAGCAGCCCGCAATTTACCTAAAGATAAACAAAAAACAGTTATATTTTGGGGAGCTTTCGGTGCAATCGCAATACGTTCAATTTTAACGGTATTTGTCGTTTGGTTATTAAAAATTCCTGGCCTATTATTAATTGGTGGGTTATTACTAATATGGATTGCCTATAAACTCTTAGTTGAAGGAAAGAATCATGATAATATGAAAGCTGAACAAAGTTTATGGGCTGCCATTAAAACAATTATTATTGCTGATACTGTTATGGGGCTAGATAACGTATTAGCTGTTGCAGGAGCAGCACATGGGAATTTTCTTTTAGTTATATTAGGATTATTAATTAGTATTCCGATTGTGATTTGGGGAAGTACTTTAATTTTAAAATGGATTGAGAAGTACCCTTCGATTATTTATATAGGTTCTGGAGTTCTTGCTTGGACAGCTTCTAAAATGATTGTGGACGAGCCGCTAGTAAAAAACTTCTTTGAAAATAACTTGGCAATAAAATGGATCTTTACCATTGTCATTGTAGCAAGTGTATTACTTATTGGAAAAACGAAGAATACGCGAAAGTTAGAAAAGAGTAATTAAAGTAGAAAAATAGGCTGGGACAATACAAGGAACTAGTCACCTTAAACAATCGATGAGGTGACAGGCACTTGTGTCCTAGCCTATTTTCTTTTAACAATGGCGGTTAATTGTTGTTTCAATGATATTCTTCACTTCATTTACATCTTCGTTAGTAAAGGATAATTTTACAATTGTTTCATCTGTATCTAACATTTCAGATAAAAAACCACCAATTCCCTTTGCTTTACGATCAATTTCAAGAAGTAATTCACAATTAGTATTTGAGAAAAAGAATATCGCCTCAAGTTCGTCTAGCTTACCGCGGAATGAACCGGATGTAGGATAAAATTCAAATTCTTGTACAAACGGTAACCGCTTGCGAAGTTTATATGGCGCTTCCTCGTTTTTTACTTTCCTAATTGTAAAGCCTAAGCTTTCAATTGCATCTAATACCTTTTCTGCCATAATGTTCGGAAGTACTCTTACGTAATCACGGTCTGAAGGGTCAACCGCATTTTTAATATCTAATCCAGTTTGCAGCCAAACTTTACAGTTCCCTATAGTAATAGGAGTATCCGAAGGTAGTGTAATTTCAAACGGTATTGTCTTCGTTTCATTGGCTTGGATGATGAATTCTTCACTTACTTTAAATTTATCTACTGTAGCATGATTTGTTACTTTATTATCATCTACTTCTTTTTCATAAGTTGTCATCACCGCTAAATAAATGGAACTAACTTCTTGTTCTACATTTCCTCCTGTTATTACTACATCACCTGTAATAGTTTCCCCTGCTCTCATCTCAGCTTGATGCAATTGCGTATCTACTTTTGCTGAACCAATGCCTATACTAGAGAGCATTTTTTTCATAAATGACATTATTCTTCCCCCTAATCTACAAATAGATTTACTCTTGATTAAATATACAGAAGTGTACTTAAATATATGTAACATTGGGTAAGAATTTATTA
This window of the Lottiidibacillus patelloidae genome carries:
- a CDS encoding PucR family transcriptional regulator, translated to MSIPIENSLYDQLGKLFGRENITLSEEKDKSSRNINAFPIKKENEIIGWLELNDKLSLDDYHTKLIELLIEKHEVLNTDFSNDTEQLMWREAIEQDVAIWRDKWEALHSSVEKTFVNVYFQLPYAKTDENELISSVKELLLAATENKSYFLQLENGLYVWIIRLTSDEKKDMVKIVEEVLHTLTAELLLELKVFLGELYEMPMQLKEIIKDEGEYYILAQQYSLSREVVTFNDIIPYLFVNSVRNDEINHITEKLLGTIKEDEELLHTLKVYMKENLNVSEAAKKLYIHRNSLQYRLDKFSEKTGIDIRDFENAVNVYLLILALGKLNNN
- a CDS encoding monovalent cation:proton antiporter family protein translates to MMEHVSLFSLMFVVGIAFFVPILLHKFNLNMIPVVVAEIIAGLIIGKSGLNIISEDVWLSLISTLGFIFLMFLSGLEIDFSMLESKNKKQKFNPLLIATIIFSLMFGLSYGLSVVLENMGLIEDAFFMTLIISTISLGVVVPVLKEKGIMDSLYGQTLLLIATVSDFLTMILLAVYVMVKHASGFKSLSILLLFVVMFVTYRSVKKYFKLKFFDHLMSGTIQLGTRGVFALILIFVSLSETLGAESILGAFLAGMIVSLINPKKTFIKQLDSFGYGFFIPIFFVMVGVNMDLKALLSDKKSLIIIPILLIVLYISKILPSLLLKKWFPWKKTLSSGILLTSTLSLVIAAVEIGKEMDVVSEQMGNSAILVAIITCIISPILFNKLTVANKRDKKKVTIIGANRITLPVSLDLQKHDGYEVRMFGSEQSKVEPEMVSKKTQFPLIEVPKLTCEALNMHNAFDADMLIVATGNDDDNITIAHYAKEIGLENVIIRVEDAQKHKEQINEGMNVFSTLFAARTLLKALTLRPSILKLFTYQNDLLREISVGNSKYDDLQLRQIPFLGDALVIQIFRDEEPIVPHGDTRLKLGDKLLASGSKENLDDLAKELQ
- a CDS encoding TerC family protein — translated: MEILSTEFFSALLAIVIIDLVLAGDNAIVIGLAARNLPKDKQKTVIFWGAFGAIAIRSILTVFVVWLLKIPGLLLIGGLLLIWIAYKLLVEGKNHDNMKAEQSLWAAIKTIIIADTVMGLDNVLAVAGAAHGNFLLVILGLLISIPIVIWGSTLILKWIEKYPSIIYIGSGVLAWTASKMIVDEPLVKNFFENNLAIKWIFTIVIVASVLLIGKTKNTRKLEKSN
- a CDS encoding sporulation protein, which encodes MSFMKKMLSSIGIGSAKVDTQLHQAEMRAGETITGDVVITGGNVEQEVSSIYLAVMTTYEKEVDDNKVTNHATVDKFKVSEEFIIQANETKTIPFEITLPSDTPITIGNCKVWLQTGLDIKNAVDPSDRDYVRVLPNIMAEKVLDAIESLGFTIRKVKNEEAPYKLRKRLPFVQEFEFYPTSGSFRGKLDELEAIFFFSNTNCELLLEIDRKAKGIGGFLSEMLDTDETIVKLSFTNEDVNEVKNIIETTINRHC